The following coding sequences lie in one Xiphias gladius isolate SHS-SW01 ecotype Sanya breed wild chromosome 24, ASM1685928v1, whole genome shotgun sequence genomic window:
- the LOC120786424 gene encoding cell division control protein 42 homolog: MQTIKCVVVGDGAVGKTCLLISYTTNKFPSEYVPTVFDNYAVTVMIGGEPYTLGLFDTAGQEDYDRLRPLSYPQTDVFLVCFSVVSPSSFENVREKWVPEISHHCPRTPFLLVGTQVDLRDDSNTLEKLAKNKQRALTCESGEKLARELKAVKYVECSALTQRGLKNVFDEAILAALEPPDNKPKKRCVLL; encoded by the exons ATGCAGACTATAAAGTGTGTGGTGGTGGGCGACGGTGCGGTGGGGAAGACCTGCCTGCTCATCTCCTACACCACCAACAAGTTTCCCTCTGAATACGTCCCCACG gtgTTTGATAACTATGCAGTGACAGTGATGATCGGTGGGGAGCCGTACACTCTGGGACTGTTTGACACGGCAG GTCAGGAGGACTACGACAGGCTGCGACCCCTCAGCTACCCTCAGACCGACGTCTTCCTCGTCTGCTTCTCCGTCGTATCGCCCTCCTCCTTTGAGAACGTCAGAGAGAAG TGGGTGCCAGAGATTTCACACCACTGCCCGCGGACGCCATTCCTGCTGGTCGGGACTCAGGTGGATCTGAGAGACGACAGCAACACTCTGGAGAAACTGGCCAAGAACAAACAGCGAGCCCTGACCTGTGAGAGCGGAGAGAAACTGGCTCGTGAGCTCAAGGCCGTCAAATACGTGGAGTGTTCAGCCCTCACACAG AGGGGACTGAAGAACGTTTTTGATGAGGCCATCCTGGCAGCTCTGGAGCCTCCAGACAACAAACCCAAGAAGCGCTGTGTCCTGCTATAG